The window CGAAGAACTCGATGCTGCCATTTCGGCCCTCAACCGGGCTCAGCAGTTAGAGGCCGATAACGCGGCAGTTTTATTTGCGTTGGGGACGGCGCACTTTCGCCAGGGGGATTATCTGAAAGCGTCAGACTTCCTAGAATCTGGTCTGAAATTAGAGCCCGATAACCCAGGAGCCCTATTTGATCTCGGCAATACCTACTTCAAACTCAACCAGTTTGACGAAGCGATCGCGCAATATCAAAAGTCTGTCGAGATTGAACCTGAGTTTTGGCCATCCATTAATAATATTGGCCTGGTGCAATACGAGCAGGGGAATGTGGATGCGGCGATTGAGAGCTGGGAAGCCTCCCTAGAGATTGCCCCAATGGAGTCAGAGCCGCAATTGGCGATCGCCGTGGCTAAATTTGCTCAAGGTAATGCAGCAGAAGGGATTGAGCTAGGAATTCCAGCCCTCGAACGAGACAGTCGCTACGCAGAATTAGAATTTCTGGATGAGAATCTCTGGGGACCGCAGCTGCTCCAGGATACTCAAGCCTTCTTTAATTACCCAGAGGTGCAAGCTATCCTCGTACAGCTCTAGGCGGGGTGAGTGAAACTTCAGCAATGAAACTTCAGCCAGGCTCACCCGCCCTGTGCCAGCTCATTTGTGACCGCATGGCGCGATCGCCTCAGCAGCGCATCCCGTTTGCTGAATTTATGGAGCTGGCCCTTTATCACCCCCAACACGGCTACTATGCCGCCAGTTCAGCGCAGCTAGGCCATACCGGAGACTTTGTCACTTCGTCTCACCTGGATAACGACTTTGGTGAACTGCTAGCCGCACAGCTGGCAGAAATGTGGCATCAGCTAAACTACCCTCATCCCTTTCAACTGGTGGAAATGGGGCCAGGGCAAGGGCATCTGGCAGAAACTATCCTGTCTTATTTACAGAGGCAGCATCCCGACTGCCTGGCAGCTACCCACTACATCCTGATTGAGACCTCTCCGGCCTTAAAAACGGAGCAGCAAACCCGTCTTCAACCCTGGCAAGCACAAGGGGTTTCCCTAAACTGGTGTGCGCTTACAGATCTGCCTCAAGACTCGGTTACAGGGTGTTTTTTTTCCAATGAATTGGTAGATGCCTTCCCGGTGCATCGAGTCATGCTGACAGACACGGGGTTGCAAGAGCAGTACGTTACCCCATCAACCCAGGGGCAACCCCTGTTTGAAGCCGTTGTTGGCCCTCTATCAACCCCGGCTTTAGCAGACTATTTTGACCCCCTTGGGATTCGCTGGGACAGCCCGCCATACCCCGTCGGGTTTACCACAGAGGTTAACCTAGCTGCCCTAACCTGGATGAAGGATGTGGCGCAAAAGCTGCATCAGGGTTACGTGTTGACCATTGATTACGGCTATACGGCTGAGCGGTATTACAGCCCTACGCGATCGCAGGGCACCCTACAGTGCTATTACCGCCAGGCTTACCATAACGATCCTTTTGTGAATGTGGGCCAGCAAGACATCACGGCCCATGTGGACTTTACTGCCCTAGCGCGACAGGGACAACACAGCGGGCTAGAGACCTTAGGAAGTACCCCGCAAGGGTTGTTTCTCATGGCCTTGGGGTTAGGCGATCGCCTGAATGAACTCTCACAATTGCAAGGCACCGATGGTGCCACGATTACCTATGCCATCCGGCGGCGAGAGGCTCTCCATCAGCTCATTAACCCCATGGGCTTAGGCAACTTCACCGTTCTCTTGCAGGGAAAAGGGCTGACAGCCGCCACACAAAAACATCTCAGAGGGCTGGCCACGCCAGATACAGGCATTTAGCTGCGCTCGTCGTCTAAAAACTAGGCCTCTTTTTCTTCTTTCCCGCTGTTTTTAACGTTGATCACTCGTTTCAAAATGCCAAACCAAAAGTTAGATCCCATCGAGATTGCAAACCCGGTAATGATCCAACCAATCACCCGTCGGGGAACCAGTGGAATAAACCAGGATTCTTGTGCCGCGTCTTGTCTTTCGATAACGGCTTCGGTATAGCCCAAGGGAATCGATAACTCACTCAAAACATCATCGACTTGGGCTTCTAGCTGCTCAATCGTTTCTCCCTCTGGATTGGAGATTGCGACCTGTTCTGCCGCCTGACTCACCGCATTGCGAATGGCTGGATCTTTAGAGAGGCGATCTAGCATGTGTAAGGAATCTGCGTTTAAAGAAATTGCGATCGCAAGGCCAATCAACATCCCTACCGCTTTAGCATTGCGACGGTAAACCCCTGCTGCACGATTCATCCCCCGGTTAAACCATGCTTCAACTTCTTTATCGAGTGCTGTGATGTCGCTTTCTAGATCAGCCAAGTAGATTTTCATATTCGTAATGGGTTCCTCTGAAACGTCTTTCAGAGTCGTCATTACGGTGTTACTGGCCTTGATGGCGAGCGAACTGCTTGCCTTTTCAGCTAAGGACGTCAAACTGGTGCGCAAGGCAACAGGCAACGGTTGCGACTCAAGGTTTTGTAGAAGAGCTTTAGCAGGCCCGTCATTTTTAGCCACCAGGGCCTTAAGTTCTTGATAAATCCTGCTTTTATTATCCAAAACCGACACTAATTCGTTTAAGGTCGGCTGTAAAGTCTTGAGTAAGGCAGCCTTGTCTAAGTTGGTGCTGGCTAACCCCCGCTTAAGATACTGCAGCCGACGCATAAACGTCTCTGTCAGGTGATGATTATCCGGTAAAACTTCCTGGGCTCTGGCTGTAAATTCATCTAGACGTATCAACAGGCGATCGATGGTCTCTGAAAGCGTTGTCCGTCCCGCTTGGAAGTCCTTGACTAATTGACCAATAAACTGCTCTAGATCTCTAAATTCTGCACTCAGCAAGAATTCATTCGCGGTGCTGGCTCTTAAGTCATTCACCATGTGGTTCAGCGGCAGGAGCAACTTTTCCTCAATGAATTGCACCAAGCGACTATCTAAGAGAACTTGTCTTAAATCTTCTAGCTGTAGACTTTCCATTAACGTTTGGGAAAAAGCCTCTCCAGGAATGTAAGAAGGGCCACTGGTTTTATCCCCAAACACATTACGGGTGCGTGTAATCGTCCGGTAAACGATGCCGACCGCCTGGTTGATGAGTCTAAAGAAACGGCTAATCGGCCCCGTGGCCTCCTGATTGAGACCCCGAATTAAAGGTCTGTCATACAGCCGATTGGCAAAGGCTTGGGCTGCGGCTTTGCTGCTTTCATCGTTGCCTGTCAGCAAAACTTCAATCGATCGCTTCAAATGCTCGGCCCGCCACTGAAGTAAGGTGCCAATGACTTCTTGAATCTCGCTGGCGAGTAGGCTCAACGTCAGATAGATGAAAATCAACCCGATAGCAACTTCTATAACGAAAGGTATGGTCATAGTGAACTCTAAGCGCCAATCCGCAAAAAAAGAACTTAACCTCATCAAGGATGCTTGATGAGAGAGAAGGCGGTACCAAAGTCTATACCGTTTTTCCCAATGAGCAGGAGTATAAAAGTCCTAACCCAAGGCGAAACATAGAGTTCTGAAAAATTTAGATTGCGTCTTAGCTCACCCAAGACAAAGCGGTTGCCCGCGAGAGAACCCTCACAGGCAACCGCCGTTGCTGATATCGCTATTGCTGTATCGCGTTGCGGCATTCAGACAGCTAAACGTGTCTTATATCAATTCTCCAAATCAGCGCTACACATCGCCACCCCACCGCCTACGGCACCAGGCTGGGAGGGGTCCGATCGGTCGCTTTAGAAACGAGAACTGGTATTACAGAGAGCGTTCCATTGCTTTTTCTGCCTTCTGCCTTCTGCTTTCTGCTTTCTATCTCCTGCCTTTGCAACGTCACAATCTGTCGCAAAATTAGGTCATCCCATGGGGTGGCAGCTGCTTCATTAGCCCACGGTCGGACGGCGCTTCCGGCTCAGCAAGCCTAGAGAGCCTGCAACCAGCAGCCCTAGAACCGAAGCGGGTTCGGGCACCGATACCCTATCCTCATCCTCGACCGAATAGACGGTGGTGGTGCCGCTCACTTCATTCGTTACAACCAGCAGACTTTCCCCATTGGGGCTATCTTCAGCCGAGATAAACAGCAGACCTTCGGGGCCGAGATCGAGTGCTGCAGATAGTTGCTCAGGGGTGGGGTCAGGGTCACCCTCCTCATCAACGTCGAACTCAACGTCAAAGTTGCGATTGTTGGTGTAAGTAACGAACGTGGGACTGTCAGGGTTGGTGACGTCGTACACCATGATGCCGCCAACGCGCTCTAGGCCAACAAAAGCGTAGATGCGATCGCCCACCATGCCAACGGCGACGCCTTCCGGCTCGGGGCCTTTGTCATCGCTGCGGCTGTCAAAGGACTGGTTTTCGTCATTGTTGGCGTTAAAGTTGTCAGGCAGTACTTCGGCGAGAATTTGCTCAAACTGGTCGCCGCTATCCCATACCAGGTTGCCGTTCTCATCCCAGATAGAAAAGGAGCGAGCCCCGTACGCGTAGAGTTTGTCGAAGTCGCCGTCGCCATCGGTATCCCCTAGGGTATTTGTGATGTTCAGGCGACCCAGGTTCTCATCTTCTTGAAGCTCATCTGCATTGGGAAAGGCATCGGGGTCGAGATCCAAATCACTGACCCGATCTTCTTCCGAGAAGCCGTCATAATCTCGGCTGTCCCCTTCGTTGGCAGTGACGATGTAGGTTTTACCCTCAACGGTGTAGGTCGCGATCGCATCAGGCTGATACATGCCAAGTACCGGGTAATTTTCGATGTTGATGGCATCATCCCGGTTGCTGGCATCCAAACCATTGCCTGGAAGGCTGTGATCCTTGAAGCCCAAGGGCACAATCTCTTCAACTTCGTGGGTTTCTAAATTGACGATGGCGATCGCGTTGTTCTCTTGCAGGCTAACGTAAGCCGTTTTGCTATCTTCTGAAACGGCAATATATTCTGGCTCCAGGTCTTGGGAGACGCTGGCACCGGGGCCAAAGATGCGGACGCCGTCGTCAATCAGGTCATCCTTTTGGCTATCAAATGCGTTGAAGGTGGCAAACTTAACATCAGCATCCGTGAGGCCGAGAATGCCCCCAGACACGTCAACAATACTGACAGAGCCTTCTGGGTCAACGGTGTAGTCGTCGTTGGGTTCACCTTCGTTGGCCACCAGCAGCTTACTGCCATCGGGGGTAAAGGTCACCATGTCGGGTAAAGGCCCAACTTCCAGGGCGTTTTGGAAGATGCCCTCTACATCAAAGAACACGACGCTACCGGGGGCCTGTGCGGGGTCAGACTCCACCGCAGCGGCAATGTAGCTGCTGTTCCCATCGCTGTTGTAAGCAACGCTGTTGATGCCCGCCCCATAGGGAGATAAATCAATTTCAAACAGCTTGCTGATGGCTTTGGGGTCGCTGAGATCCAGCACATCGATGGTGTTGGCCTCAGCATTGGTGACAAAGAGGCGATTGCTGCCTGGGGCAAAGGTGGCAATTTCAGCGGCCCCTTCATCAAACTTACCGGTTTCATAGGTGCTCAGGGGCGTCAGGCTAAAGGCCTCTGCTGGGGCTGCGATCGCGCCTAACAGTAACGCTGAAGGCACCATCAGGGTGGTTAGTGTACGGATATTCATAATCACCAGGAGAGAACGTAGATCGATAGACAGCGCTGCGTAACTAATCCTGCAAACTGCAGAAAAGAACCCCAACCACGCTGAAATTTCTATGGCAGGGACTCAAAACAGCACAAAACAGTCCCGCCGGTGCTGAAAGACCGACGGAAAGCAGCGCGGAAGTTGGCAAGAGTTATTCGAGTATCTTTAAGGGTCTTAAAAGATACGTTGTCACCCAGAAATTACCGAGGTGATGTCATCAAAGTAGTGGATTCAGGTTAACAGAAGGTAAATTCCCGGAGGCTTTACAGAAGCTTGATTCAGCAGCATATTCATGAAGCAGTCTTTAGAATTAAGTGTTTCGGGCTGATACTGATATCAACCAGCCTAGAAAGGGGACTCAACGGGGTGTGCGTGTTTTCACCGAGCTTTTATGAATCGTATGCCATTCGTTCAGTGGGGCCGATGTTGAAAGCGTTGGTGGATGAATGGAGGATTTCGGGCAGAGGGTTAGCTTTGCCAAACCCCTGCCCCACTAGCTGATTACCCCGCAGCCCTTATTCATAGAGCCTATCTAGGCCGGTTTTTACGAGTGCTGGCAGCCGTCGCAGT is drawn from Leptolyngbya sp. SIO1E4 and contains these coding sequences:
- a CDS encoding tetratricopeptide repeat protein; the encoded protein is MWGVATPALGQALLPYVLPLDYERLEEQGLALAQEAAQLAQIQQDDLALAQAQLAAQLAPDNAAVWGLLGSLYLQFEELDAAISALNRAQQLEADNAAVLFALGTAHFRQGDYLKASDFLESGLKLEPDNPGALFDLGNTYFKLNQFDEAIAQYQKSVEIEPEFWPSINNIGLVQYEQGNVDAAIESWEASLEIAPMESEPQLAIAVAKFAQGNAAEGIELGIPALERDSRYAELEFLDENLWGPQLLQDTQAFFNYPEVQAILVQL
- a CDS encoding class I SAM-dependent methyltransferase, whose translation is MKLQPGSPALCQLICDRMARSPQQRIPFAEFMELALYHPQHGYYAASSAQLGHTGDFVTSSHLDNDFGELLAAQLAEMWHQLNYPHPFQLVEMGPGQGHLAETILSYLQRQHPDCLAATHYILIETSPALKTEQQTRLQPWQAQGVSLNWCALTDLPQDSVTGCFFSNELVDAFPVHRVMLTDTGLQEQYVTPSTQGQPLFEAVVGPLSTPALADYFDPLGIRWDSPPYPVGFTTEVNLAALTWMKDVAQKLHQGYVLTIDYGYTAERYYSPTRSQGTLQCYYRQAYHNDPFVNVGQQDITAHVDFTALARQGQHSGLETLGSTPQGLFLMALGLGDRLNELSQLQGTDGATITYAIRRREALHQLINPMGLGNFTVLLQGKGLTAATQKHLRGLATPDTGI
- a CDS encoding choice-of-anchor I family protein; amino-acid sequence: MNIRTLTTLMVPSALLLGAIAAPAEAFSLTPLSTYETGKFDEGAAEIATFAPGSNRLFVTNAEANTIDVLDLSDPKAISKLFEIDLSPYGAGINSVAYNSDGNSSYIAAAVESDPAQAPGSVVFFDVEGIFQNALEVGPLPDMVTFTPDGSKLLVANEGEPNDDYTVDPEGSVSIVDVSGGILGLTDADVKFATFNAFDSQKDDLIDDGVRIFGPGASVSQDLEPEYIAVSEDSKTAYVSLQENNAIAIVNLETHEVEEIVPLGFKDHSLPGNGLDASNRDDAINIENYPVLGMYQPDAIATYTVEGKTYIVTANEGDSRDYDGFSEEDRVSDLDLDPDAFPNADELQEDENLGRLNITNTLGDTDGDGDFDKLYAYGARSFSIWDENGNLVWDSGDQFEQILAEVLPDNFNANNDENQSFDSRSDDKGPEPEGVAVGMVGDRIYAFVGLERVGGIMVYDVTNPDSPTFVTYTNNRNFDVEFDVDEEGDPDPTPEQLSAALDLGPEGLLFISAEDSPNGESLLVVTNEVSGTTTVYSVEDEDRVSVPEPASVLGLLVAGSLGLLSRKRRPTVG